From Gammaproteobacteria bacterium, the proteins below share one genomic window:
- a CDS encoding ParB/RepB/Spo0J family partition protein yields MKKRGLGRSLNAILSPVELRASTSSPEVAGENLSSSVSMVNLPITQLIRGQYQPRREMDEEALNELAVSIKAQGVLQPILVRKLASGQFEIIAGERRWRAAQKAELAEVPVIIKEIPDDAAMAIGLIENIQRENLNAIDEAFGLQRLVQEFSLTHQEIAEAVGRSRTAVSNLLRLLNLPVSIQQYLQCGDLEMGHARTLLALPEVQQLRAAEHIVEKGLSVRETERYIKQLQNLSEGRAQIAATPAKLLAEITQLQKQLSTALGSKVTIQQNAKGKGKLVVHYASAEALTAICQRIQ; encoded by the coding sequence ATGAAAAAGCGTGGGTTGGGTCGGTCGTTAAATGCCATACTTTCTCCGGTGGAATTACGCGCGAGTACTTCATCGCCCGAGGTTGCCGGTGAAAATCTATCTTCATCGGTGTCGATGGTTAATTTGCCCATTACACAATTGATCCGAGGACAATATCAACCGCGTCGCGAAATGGATGAAGAAGCGCTGAATGAATTAGCAGTTTCTATTAAAGCGCAAGGCGTCCTTCAGCCGATTCTTGTGCGCAAACTAGCGAGCGGCCAATTTGAAATTATCGCCGGTGAACGACGTTGGCGCGCAGCACAAAAAGCCGAATTAGCTGAAGTTCCAGTGATTATTAAAGAAATTCCTGATGATGCTGCTATGGCGATTGGTTTGATCGAAAATATTCAACGCGAGAATCTTAATGCCATCGATGAAGCGTTTGGATTGCAGCGTTTGGTGCAAGAGTTTTCGTTAACCCATCAAGAAATCGCTGAGGCGGTAGGTCGATCACGCACGGCAGTATCCAATCTTTTACGATTGTTAAACTTGCCGGTTTCAATTCAACAGTATTTACAGTGTGGCGATTTGGAAATGGGCCACGCACGAACGTTGCTGGCGTTGCCTGAAGTTCAACAATTACGCGCTGCAGAACATATTGTCGAGAAAGGTTTATCTGTTCGTGAGACGGAACGCTATATCAAACAATTGCAGAATTTGAGTGAAGGAAGAGCGCAGATTGCCGCAACTCCGGCTAAATTACTGGCGGAAATCACCCAGTTGCAAAAACAACTTTCTACTGCGTTGGGATCAAAGGTGACCATTCAACAAAATGCCAAAGGCAAAGGCAAGCTGGTGGTTCACTATGCTTCTGCGGAGGCGCTGACGGCGATTTGTCAGCGTATTCAATAG
- the dacB gene encoding D-alanyl-D-alanine carboxypeptidase/D-alanyl-D-alanine-endopeptidase has translation MASEGYLLKDLTTGKVLAEKESTHYFTPASNLKMFTAAAALMILGPDFSYKTQIYFDPKKIHAQTLTDDVTLVFSGDPMLKQQDLATLLQSLKTKGVSRIHGNILFVTDTLDNRPYADGWPWDQLHICYSGPTNTLNIDQNCFLFHVFATKNNHPLDVPPSVQCSQRASGEPCIINQAMTKDDPSCKLMFDHHDNQYTLSGCLAPNGKRSERMRVAIPDAALYAQSLIKQQLKKQAIVLDGRILLTGGKKPSSEPIATHSSLPLSALIRVMMKYSDDLIANALFKTMGGYYYHAQGTWERGINAEKIVLGGALNIDPKSMFIFDGSGESYYNAITPEQMMRLLVYIQKTPSLAKVIIPALPINGADGTLVGRLRGYPSVIHAKTGTWRDVSALSGYVIKYHTLWAFSIFVNGMTPLERGDANQVDAWMLSVLPPVSHAHPAKKKT, from the coding sequence GTGGCTTCAGAAGGATATTTACTTAAAGACTTGACGACAGGAAAGGTGCTTGCTGAAAAAGAGAGTACGCATTATTTCACTCCTGCGAGTAATTTAAAAATGTTTACAGCTGCTGCGGCGTTAATGATTTTAGGCCCTGATTTTTCTTACAAAACACAGATTTACTTTGATCCTAAAAAAATTCACGCACAAACTTTGACCGATGATGTGACGCTGGTATTTTCCGGTGATCCTATGTTAAAGCAACAGGATCTTGCGACTTTATTGCAGTCGTTGAAAACGAAAGGCGTTAGTCGTATACATGGCAATATCTTATTTGTTACCGATACACTCGATAATAGACCTTATGCCGATGGCTGGCCGTGGGATCAATTACATATTTGTTATTCTGGACCAACGAATACGCTTAATATTGATCAAAACTGTTTCTTATTTCATGTGTTTGCCACTAAAAATAATCATCCATTGGATGTTCCGCCTTCTGTGCAATGTTCACAGCGAGCCAGTGGCGAGCCCTGTATTATTAACCAAGCAATGACCAAAGATGATCCGAGTTGTAAGTTGATGTTTGATCATCATGACAATCAATACACGCTTTCTGGTTGTTTAGCGCCTAATGGTAAACGTTCAGAGCGCATGCGAGTCGCTATTCCTGATGCGGCGCTTTACGCACAGTCACTTATTAAACAGCAACTTAAAAAACAAGCTATTGTTTTAGATGGTCGTATATTGCTGACCGGAGGCAAAAAACCATCAAGCGAGCCGATCGCGACCCATAGTTCTTTGCCTTTGTCCGCACTGATTCGTGTGATGATGAAATACTCGGACGATTTGATCGCCAATGCCTTATTCAAAACGATGGGTGGTTATTATTATCATGCGCAAGGCACATGGGAGCGTGGAATTAATGCAGAAAAAATAGTATTAGGTGGCGCACTAAATATTGACCCTAAATCGATGTTTATATTTGATGGCTCAGGTGAATCTTATTATAATGCCATTACTCCTGAGCAGATGATGCGCTTATTAGTGTATATTCAAAAAACGCCATCATTGGCCAAGGTGATTATTCCTGCGTTGCCAATAAACGGAGCGGATGGAACCCTGGTAGGGCGTTTAAGAGGATATCCAAGTGTTATTCATGCAAAAACAGGAACATGGCGAGATGTTTCCGCTCTTTCGGGATATGTGATAAAATATCACACACTCTGGGCATTTAGTATTTTTGTTAATGGCATGACACCGCTAGAGCGTGGGGATGCCAATCAAGTCGATGCCTGGATGTTAAGCGTGCTGCCTCCGGTAAGTCATGCGCATCCTGCTAAAAAAAAGACATAA
- a CDS encoding SAM-dependent methyltransferase, translated as MSSLPSPSLEAQAHSERLTQRLKQHVQQQGWISFAEFMHRALYEPELGYYVSGSRKLGAKGDFVTAPEISSSFSECLALQCQQIFGELDAPSILEFGAGSGVMAADILLSLEKVQSLPQAYLILEVSPDLQERQQQTLQEKCPHLLSSVLWLKELPKNFEGVVLANEVLDAMPVHCFEIQNGKIVENGVVVDGGEFIWQAKNGTPAQAAIQERLGPSLHCADSGEINENIFIEGYSSEICLAIKPWLAALYSSMKRGVVLLVDYGFPEREYYHPDRDQGTLMCHYRHYAHTEPFLYVGLQDITAHVDFTAVANAAFEAGFKIMAYTNQANFLMSLGVLSNGDTAALDMQQNYKHAQSLKKLLLPSEMGELFKVIALQKNLEMTLQGFQLSDDKRRL; from the coding sequence ATGTCTTCTTTACCATCGCCGTCTCTCGAAGCGCAGGCGCATAGTGAGCGTTTGACTCAACGCTTAAAACAGCACGTGCAGCAGCAAGGCTGGATAAGTTTTGCTGAATTTATGCATCGCGCTTTATATGAACCTGAGTTAGGTTATTATGTCTCTGGAAGCCGCAAATTAGGAGCCAAAGGTGACTTTGTGACAGCTCCAGAGATTTCTTCATCGTTTAGTGAATGTCTTGCGTTACAGTGTCAGCAGATTTTTGGTGAATTAGATGCGCCTTCTATCTTGGAATTCGGCGCTGGCTCGGGTGTTATGGCAGCAGATATTTTATTAAGCCTAGAAAAAGTCCAATCTCTTCCTCAAGCCTATCTTATTTTAGAGGTAAGCCCGGACCTTCAAGAACGCCAACAACAAACCTTACAAGAAAAGTGCCCGCACTTACTTTCTTCGGTGTTATGGTTAAAAGAGTTGCCAAAAAATTTTGAAGGAGTGGTGTTAGCGAATGAAGTGTTAGATGCTATGCCGGTGCATTGTTTTGAGATACAAAATGGCAAGATAGTTGAAAATGGGGTTGTGGTTGATGGGGGTGAATTTATATGGCAAGCAAAAAATGGCACGCCAGCACAAGCGGCTATTCAGGAAAGACTGGGTCCCAGCTTGCACTGCGCTGACAGTGGTGAAATCAATGAAAACATTTTTATAGAAGGCTATTCTTCAGAAATTTGTTTAGCGATTAAACCTTGGTTAGCAGCATTATATTCTTCAATGAAGCGCGGCGTTGTTTTGCTCGTTGATTACGGGTTTCCAGAAAGAGAATATTATCATCCTGACAGAGACCAGGGGACATTGATGTGTCATTATCGTCATTATGCGCATACAGAGCCATTTCTTTATGTAGGCTTACAAGATATTACTGCGCACGTTGATTTTACTGCGGTAGCAAATGCAGCCTTTGAAGCAGGATTCAAGATAATGGCTTATACAAATCAAGCTAATTTTTTGATGTCATTAGGTGTTCTTTCCAATGGTGATACCGCAGCGCTAGATATGCAGCAGAATTATAAACATGCGCAATCACTAAAGAAGTTATTGCTGCCGTCGGAGATGGGTGAGTTATTTAAAGTGATTGCGTTGCAGAAGAATCTTGAGATGACCTTGCAGGGATTTCAATTAAGTGATGATAAACGTCGCTTGTAA
- a CDS encoding BrnT family toxin: MKKSNFEWDEAKNQVNREKHGVSFYEAQKVFLDKNRVIAQDLEHSEGENRYYCFGEVDGGIMTVRFTYRASKIRIIGAGYWRKGKKIYENEKN; this comes from the coding sequence ATGAAGAAGAGCAATTTTGAATGGGATGAGGCCAAGAATCAGGTTAACCGTGAGAAACATGGTGTGTCGTTCTATGAGGCGCAAAAGGTTTTTTTAGATAAAAATCGTGTTATTGCACAAGATTTAGAGCACAGCGAGGGAGAGAATCGCTACTATTGCTTTGGCGAAGTCGATGGTGGAATTATGACAGTTCGATTCACTTACAGAGCTAGCAAAATTCGTATTATTGGCGCCGGTTATTGGCGAAAAGGAAAAAAAATTTATGAAAACGAAAAAAATTAA
- a CDS encoding CopG family transcriptional regulator: MKTKKIKYTNTSIGRVEIIKDFLPPPETLVLADETVKITLSLTKDSLEYFKKEAKIRHTPYQKMIRILLDRYVEHYG; the protein is encoded by the coding sequence ATGAAAACGAAAAAAATTAAATATACAAATACCTCTATTGGTCGGGTCGAGATTATAAAGGACTTTTTACCTCCTCCGGAAACGTTAGTGCTTGCTGATGAAACCGTCAAAATCACGCTGTCCTTAACAAAAGATAGCTTAGAATATTTTAAAAAGGAAGCAAAAATACGCCATACTCCCTATCAAAAGATGATTCGGATTTTACTCGATCGTTATGTTGAGCATTACGGCTAG
- the pcnB gene encoding polynucleotide adenylyltransferase PcnB: MDARCVVPRPQHTLSRDNICPNALKVLYRLKSAGFQSYIVGGGVRDLLLNILPKDFDIVTDARPNQVKDLFTNCRLIGRRFRLAHVHFGRDIIEVATFRGADSDEGTQELHHSGMIKRDNTYGTLEEDIWRRDITINALYYNIADFSIIDAVGGMDDIKNKIIRVIGEPKLRYREDPVRMLRVVRLAAKLNFTIEKNSLAPIKKMAPILADISHARLFDEMYKLFHTGAALKTFHLLYQQHLFHVLFPQTATMMEKNSQIKSFIECACRNTDARVLHNKKVTPAFLLAIFLWHVYKDKALELSDEMPKAQASNIAASQVISTQIKSTAIPKILVMAIRDIWHLQFRLTQPASPKTFELLDHPRFRAAYDFLLLRAEIDTKYQEKAAWWTRLQAVDPVTQTQMLTDEVKKNQKPRMKRRSKKTL, encoded by the coding sequence ATTGATGCACGCTGTGTTGTCCCTCGCCCTCAACACACTCTTTCCAGAGATAACATTTGCCCTAACGCACTTAAGGTACTGTATCGTTTAAAATCTGCTGGCTTTCAATCTTATATTGTAGGCGGTGGCGTCCGCGATTTATTGCTCAATATTCTCCCCAAGGATTTTGATATCGTCACCGATGCCCGCCCTAATCAAGTGAAAGATTTATTTACGAATTGTCGCTTAATTGGAAGACGGTTTCGTCTTGCGCACGTACATTTTGGCCGTGACATTATTGAAGTGGCTACTTTTCGTGGCGCTGACAGCGATGAAGGAACACAAGAACTGCATCACAGCGGAATGATTAAGCGAGACAATACTTACGGCACACTTGAAGAAGATATTTGGCGTCGCGATATCACCATCAATGCCCTGTATTACAATATTGCTGATTTTTCTATTATTGATGCGGTTGGTGGAATGGATGACATTAAAAACAAAATCATTCGCGTCATTGGTGAGCCAAAACTTCGATATCGCGAAGACCCTGTACGGATGTTACGAGTCGTCCGCCTTGCTGCAAAACTCAATTTCACGATAGAGAAAAATTCTTTAGCGCCGATTAAAAAAATGGCGCCTATATTAGCGGATATTTCTCATGCGCGCTTGTTTGATGAAATGTATAAATTGTTTCATACTGGCGCAGCACTGAAAACATTTCACCTGTTATATCAACAACATCTTTTTCATGTTCTTTTTCCGCAAACAGCAACGATGATGGAAAAAAATAGTCAAATAAAATCTTTTATTGAATGCGCTTGTCGTAACACCGATGCACGTGTCTTACACAATAAAAAAGTGACTCCAGCTTTTTTATTGGCTATTTTCTTATGGCATGTTTATAAAGATAAAGCTTTGGAATTAAGCGATGAAATGCCAAAAGCGCAAGCAAGCAATATTGCAGCATCACAAGTGATTTCAACACAAATCAAAAGCACCGCTATTCCAAAAATACTAGTGATGGCGATTCGTGATATTTGGCATTTGCAATTTCGTTTAACGCAACCAGCGAGCCCAAAAACATTTGAGCTACTTGATCACCCTCGCTTTAGAGCAGCGTATGATTTTCTATTATTGCGCGCAGAGATCGATACGAAATATCAAGAAAAAGCAGCATGGTGGACGCGATTACAAGCAGTCGATCCCGTGACTCAAACACAAATGCTGACTGATGAAGTTAAAAAAAATCAGAAGCCTAGGATGAAGAGACGATCGAAAAAAACACTTTAA